The Bremerella cremea genome window below encodes:
- a CDS encoding glutaredoxin family protein yields the protein MNAEPTRKYASRVVIYTRQGCHCCDNAAKLIQNFVSDISFVDIDQDPKLRQKFDTTVPVVEINGKIRFRGKVEPLLLKRVLAAEEEANSPSHTS from the coding sequence ATGAACGCCGAACCAACTCGTAAGTATGCCTCGCGCGTGGTTATCTATACGCGACAAGGCTGCCACTGTTGTGACAATGCCGCGAAATTGATTCAAAATTTCGTATCGGATATTTCGTTCGTGGATATCGACCAGGACCCTAAACTCCGCCAGAAGTTTGATACAACGGTCCCGGTTGTCGAAATTAATGGGAAAATCCGCTTTCGTGGAAAAGTCGAACCGCTGCTCTTGAAGCGAGTTCTTGCCGCTGAGGAAGAGGCTAATTCCCCCTCGCATACCTCATAA
- the thiO gene encoding glycine oxidase ThiO, with protein MSRDTLTTDFLIIGGGVIGLSIAYELSGHGNRVVLIDKGEVGREASWAGAGLLPPANQQHAWEPTEQLRGLSHHLFPLWSQQLQAETGLDNEFEITGGLYLARDPGEAASLRMACLQYEEEGVEVVRLDGQQVAQQFPHVQAGDAILAACFLPGEAVVRNPRHLRALEMGCRRRGVEIFPQTEIKRWSFDDDRLTAVETETGKFAAQAVCIAAGAWSQVLADRLLDQEHFSGRIQRPEIEPIRGQLVLLDAGKRFFMAPINEGIRYIVPRRDGHVLVGATVEEAGFDKSTTPEAVDDLDRFARQLVPQLATAKHVRAWAGLRPASVDRIPYLGKLPHLANVYLAAGHFRSGLHLSPATAVVMAQLMSGQEPEVDLTPFRVNRA; from the coding sequence TTGTCTCGTGACACTTTGACGACTGACTTCTTAATTATAGGTGGCGGGGTAATTGGGCTATCGATCGCCTACGAGCTTTCTGGTCACGGGAATCGAGTCGTATTGATTGATAAGGGGGAAGTTGGGCGCGAGGCATCTTGGGCCGGAGCGGGTTTATTGCCGCCAGCCAATCAACAGCATGCATGGGAACCGACGGAACAACTGCGTGGCTTGAGTCACCACCTCTTTCCTTTGTGGTCGCAGCAACTTCAAGCCGAGACTGGGCTCGACAACGAATTTGAAATCACAGGTGGTTTATATCTGGCTCGTGATCCGGGCGAGGCCGCTTCGCTGAGGATGGCTTGTCTGCAATACGAAGAGGAAGGGGTAGAAGTTGTTCGGCTCGACGGCCAGCAAGTTGCCCAGCAGTTTCCTCATGTTCAGGCGGGGGACGCGATCTTGGCCGCCTGTTTTCTGCCGGGAGAAGCGGTGGTGCGTAACCCACGTCATTTGCGGGCATTGGAAATGGGATGTCGCCGACGGGGCGTCGAAATCTTCCCGCAGACCGAGATCAAACGTTGGAGTTTCGACGACGATCGCTTAACTGCGGTAGAAACGGAAACCGGCAAGTTCGCCGCTCAGGCCGTTTGCATTGCGGCGGGGGCTTGGTCGCAAGTCTTGGCAGATCGTCTCTTAGATCAGGAACATTTCTCTGGGCGAATTCAGCGGCCAGAGATCGAGCCAATTCGTGGTCAGTTGGTTCTTTTGGATGCCGGAAAGCGTTTCTTCATGGCGCCGATTAACGAAGGGATACGGTACATTGTCCCGCGCCGTGATGGGCATGTACTTGTGGGAGCCACCGTCGAGGAAGCTGGCTTTGACAAATCGACCACCCCTGAAGCAGTCGACGACTTGGACCGTTTTGCGCGACAGTTAGTGCCTCAACTAGCTACCGCCAAACACGTTCGAGCTTGGGCTGGTTTGCGACCGGCAAGCGTTGATCGGATACCTTACCTGGGTAAGCTGCCTCACCTGGCGAACGTTTATTTGGCGGCTGGTCACTTTCGTAGCGGCCTACATCTTTCGCCAGCGACGGCAGTGGTAATGGCGCAGCTAATGAGCGGCCAAGAACCCGAAGTCGATCTAACACCGTTTCGAGTTAATCGCGCGTAG